The DNA sequence TGGCAGCAAAAGCTGATAAATGAGTACAGCCTTCCCGAATATGATGCACAGGTGCTGACCGAAAGCAAACGAATGGTATTGTATTTCGAGTCCATGACAGCAGAAACGCGAAACTATAAGGCCGCCGCGAATTGGCTGATGGGGCCGGTGAAATCCTTTCTGAATGAAGAAGGGCTGGGCATGGCTGGCTTTCCTGTTCCTGCGGCCAGCCTGGCGGGGCTTATCAACTTAATAGACGAAGGAAAATTAAACTATTCCGTTGCCGCTCAGACGGTATTTCCGGCCATGTTGAAAGATACTTCAGCCGGTCCGGCGAGCTTAATCGAAAAACTCGGCGTCGGAATAGATAACAGCGCTGACCAGCTTACCGGCTTTATCGAAGAAGTGATTGCCCGTTATCCCGATAAGGTGAAGCAATACCAGTCGGGAAAGAAGGGGTTGATCGGGATGTTCATGGGCGAGGTGATGAAACTGAGCAAGGGAAAGATCGATCCCAAAGCCGCAAACCGGCTGATGGCGGAGAAACTCGAAAAAGCCTGACTAATATGTTAAAGCCTTATGTCTGGATACTGATCCTGGTATGCTTCTCCTGCGGAGGAGCCGGAACCCGTGAAGCAGAACAGGCAGGGAAAGAAATTCCTGTGGGCACTGAAGTGGGCCAGCGTGCGCCTGAGATACTTCTTCCTGATCCTGATGGAAAGGAAATAGCGCTCAGCAGCCTTCGCGGGAAAGTAGTGCTGGTGGATTTCTGGGCCTCCTGGTGTGCCCCCTGCCGGCGGGAAAACCCAAATATTGTAGCCCAGTACCAAAAATATAAAGACAAGGGGTTTACCATTTACTCCGTTTCCCTGGATTTGAAAAAGGAAGACTGGGTCAAGGCGATTGAAAAGGACCATCTCGGGTGGCCTTATCATGTCAGCGATCTGAAATTCTGGTATTCCGAGCCGGCTGCCGTTTACGGTATCGATGCCATCCCCGCAAACTTTTTGTTGGATGAAGAAGGACTGATTCTGGCGCGGAACCTACGCGGGGATCAATTGTCGGCTTTTTTAAACAAAATGTTCTCTAATTAGGTTATTCTCATTAATTTAAGATTAGGATTTAACAATAAATTAATGCGTCGTTAACAGTATGTTGCATTTGGCGCCTTACTTTTACCAAAAAATGCAATATGACAACAGGGAAGCAGAGAATACTGATTGTTGATGATGAGCCGGATATTCTGGAACTGATCGAGTACAACCTCAGGAAAGAAGGTTACCAGGTTTTTTCGGCCGGAAACGGACAGGAGGCGATCAGTATGGCGAAAAAGGTTCTGCCGGAAATGATCATCCTGGATATCATGATGCCCAAGATGGACGGTATTGAAACCTGCCGCACGTTGCGCGCGCTTCCGGAATTTAAAAACACCTTTATGGTATTCCTGACGGCACGCAGCGAGGAATACTCCGAAATAGCCGGATTTAATGTCGGGGCCGATGATTATATTGCCAAACCTATCAAGCCCCGCGCCCTGCTTAGCAGGATCAACGCGATATTAAGACGGAATTCTAATGCGGACGAATCCCCTGCTGATAAGCTGGAAATAGACGACCTTGTAATTGACAGGGAAGCCTATCTGGTGTTCCAGGCCGGGAGAAAGACGGTCCTTGCCAAAAAAGAATTTGAACTGCTGTACCTTCTTGCTTCCAAGCCCGGGAAAGTGTTCAGCCGGGAGGTGATCCTGAAGAATATATGGGAAGATTCGGTGGTGGTCACCAATCGTACCATTGACGTGCATATACGGAAGATCCGGGAAAAGCTCGGCGACCATTACGTGACCACCATAAAGGGGGTCGGCTATAAATTCGAAGTGTAATCGGTATATTCGAAGTATAATTTATGATCAAGAATCCTACTCCGCGGATGCTGGCATTGTTCACCGCATTGCTGATTGCCCTGGTGGTAGGTGTACTTAGTATTGTCTACAGGCTTACTTTTATTCAAGGCCTCCTGGTCATGGCCGTTGTTACCCTGGTGGCGTATATACTGATCTATTATTCCCTTGAATATTTTATTTACCGAAAAATCAAGCTGATCTATAAAAGCATTCATCAGCTCAAGACACAGCGGACGGATTCCGCTTCCGTTCCTTATTTCGGGGATTCCAGCGACGATCCTATTGCGGCGGTTGCCTCTGACGTGCAGGAATGGGCGGAAGCCCGGAAAGGAGAGATCGAAACGCTGAAAAAGACCGAAGAATACCGCAAGGAGTTCCTGGGAAACGTAGCGCATGAGCTGAAAACGCCTATTTTTAATATCCAGGGATACATTAATACGCTGCTGGACGGGGCGATGGATGACCCGGAAGTGTTGCGGCATTTTCTCAATAAAGCCGCCAAAAGCGCCGACCGCATAGCCGACATGGTGGATGACCTGGAAGCTATTTCTAATCTTGAATCCGGCCGGGAGTCCATGGAGTTTGAAATATTCGACATTAATGACCTGATAAAGGATGTCTTTGATTCGCTGGAATACATGGCCAGCCACAAAAAGATCATTCTTGACTTCAAGGAAGGCTGCAATTACACCATGATCGTGGAAGCAGATAAATACCGCATCAGGCAGGTGCTGGTGAACCTGATCACCAATTCAATCAAATATGGCCGGCAAAACGGCAAAACACTCGCCGGTATGTATGATATGGATGAAAACGTGCTGATCGAGATCACCGACAACGGCCTGGGTATCGGCCCCGAACATCTTCCCAGGGTATTCGAGCGTTTTTACCGCGTGGATAAAAGCCGTTCCCGGATTGAAGGCGGTACCGGCCTGGGGCTTTCCATCGTGAAGCATATTATCGAATCGCACGAGCAAACCATTAATGTGCGAAGTACGCCCGGGATTGGCACCACCTTCGGGTTCACTCTGAAAAAGGCTTAATGGTCGCAATATGGACATTTCTTATTGCTTTTTCTGAGGGCCGATCTTATCGAAAGGAATGGGCTGCAGGCCGTAGCTTTTCAGAAAACGGGGCGAAAGATAATCGCTTAACTCCTTTTTTTCTTCACGGGAAATTAAATGATTGCCCGCGGCCACCTGATCCTGACCGTTTTTAAACAGGGACTTTGCCCCAATGGCCAGGTTGTTCCTGAGAATATTGACATCCGCGTTTTCCTTTAAGCGGGCAAGTTCCGGGTACTTCTGCATGTATGCGGGGGAAGTGATATCCACTTCTTCATACAGCTTTTTCTTCATTTGCGGTTTGTCCAGTTCCCTGAGCCAGCGATCCTTTCCCCATAGGGTGAAGCTGACCGCATACTGGCAATCCAGGAACAGGTTATTGTCTATTATATTATCCTTGCCGCCATGTATCTGAACACCCCCGAAGTTTTTGGATCCGCACCTTTCGAAAATATTGCCGTACACGGTGTAACCGGAAATCATGTCATCCAGCCGGACACCAGCCGCCCCGGCATGTGAGCCTCCGGTAATGTCATGCCAGTAATTATATCGAATTATGTTTCCCCGGTAAGTGGGATTGTACCAGGCATCCAGGCCGCCCTGGTCATCCGATTCATTTACCACATGCCCGATCTCATTGAATTCGACAAGAAAATCATTTCCCTCCAGGCGCATGGCGGATGAGGAGGAATATTGGAAACGATTATGCCTTATGCTATTGCCGCACCCCTGCATATACACCGCCGGTTCGTAGGTCCGCTTGAAGAGAGAGAAATGCTCGACAATGCAATGTTCCACATAATGCCCGCCCGGCTCCAGCGTGGCCCGGTCGCCGCCGATGACCCGGAGCCCCGAGTATCCCAGGTGCCCGAGGTATGTTCCGCTGACGCCGTGGTGCGATCCGCCTTCAATATGGATCCCGTCGGTTCCCAGCCGTTCCACGCTGCAGTTTTTGACCAGGTTACGGGACCCGCCTTTTATCAGGATGCCGCTTCCCCGGCTTTCCTGGAAGTAAAGGCCTTCTATTTGAAGATAAGACGCATCGTTCATCTCCACCATATAAGGCTGGTCATATATGGTCAGGCTTACCGTGGGGCTTGATGCCATGTCTACGGGCGGATACCAGTATAATTTGCCTTTCCGGCGGTCCAGGTACCATTCTCCAGGCTGATCAAGTTCGGAAAGAATATTCATGCCGAAAAAATTGAGCTGATCTTTGTAACCGTATCCGTGGTAAGGTTGCCTGATATAAATGGTATTGGCGCCGGCGTCAATCCTTTCTACCTCGTGATACTGCTCGCTCCAGTCCCAGAACCAATATCCTCCCAGGCGAATATCGGGGGAAGTTGCCCATTTATCTATCCTTTCGTCCAGGTATTCAAAAATGCCCTCTTTGGTTCCTTTTTCCCCGGTCCATACCTCCGGAAGAGGTGTTTTTCCCTTTGCCTTCCCTGAACGGGTAAAGCCTTTGTTCGGCCATCTGGCCAGCGTTTGTAATTGCTGGTTGCAATATAACGCCGGCCGCCGGCCCTTTTCGGCAGGATCGCCGTAATTGGTAATTCCTGCTGCTGCCAGGTCGCGCACATAAAGTTTTCGCCGGATTTCGGGATTAACATGCTGAAGAACCTCCTGATCTTTTACCGGCTCCCAGTTATCCAGCGCGACGCTTCCGGTAAAGACCGGCGTTTCGCCTTTTACAGCCTTATAGATGACAGGCGCGCTTTCAGTGCCGGCATCTTCTTTATTAAAAATAACAGGATGCTGCAGATAATAGGTGCCTCCCTGTATAAGCACCGTAACCGAAGGGCGGTTGTCAGCCGGGAGCTGCCTGATGACGTCCCGGGCTTTCTGAATGGTTTTGAAAGGCAATTTCTTTGTTCCCTGACCGGAATCGTTTCCTCGGGCAGAAACGTAATAGGTGATTTCTTTTTCTAAGGGTACCGGATTTGTCCGTACATTGAAGCCGGCAAGAAGGTAAATGAAAAAACAACCTGCAAAAAGGGGTAGTATTTTATTCATGTTATTAAAGGTAGCTATTTTGCATTATTTTTGCCGTTCTTAAAAATGTCCATGAAAATTCCGCCGTTTAAAGAGCTGATCCTTTTTGAGAACGATGATCTTATCACCGTAAACAAACCTCCCTTTCTTTCCACGCTGGACGAGAGAAGCGGGGAAGGTCAAAGTATGCTGCGCCTGGTAAAGAGTTACCACGAAGATGCCCAGATATGTCATCGCCTGGACAAGGAAACTTCCGGGGTGCTTCTGATAGCCAAGCATTCTGCGG is a window from the Anseongella ginsenosidimutans genome containing:
- a CDS encoding peroxiredoxin family protein, which produces MLKPYVWILILVCFSCGGAGTREAEQAGKEIPVGTEVGQRAPEILLPDPDGKEIALSSLRGKVVLVDFWASWCAPCRRENPNIVAQYQKYKDKGFTIYSVSLDLKKEDWVKAIEKDHLGWPYHVSDLKFWYSEPAAVYGIDAIPANFLLDEEGLILARNLRGDQLSAFLNKMFSN
- a CDS encoding response regulator transcription factor — encoded protein: MTTGKQRILIVDDEPDILELIEYNLRKEGYQVFSAGNGQEAISMAKKVLPEMIILDIMMPKMDGIETCRTLRALPEFKNTFMVFLTARSEEYSEIAGFNVGADDYIAKPIKPRALLSRINAILRRNSNADESPADKLEIDDLVIDREAYLVFQAGRKTVLAKKEFELLYLLASKPGKVFSREVILKNIWEDSVVVTNRTIDVHIRKIREKLGDHYVTTIKGVGYKFEV
- a CDS encoding sensor histidine kinase → MIKNPTPRMLALFTALLIALVVGVLSIVYRLTFIQGLLVMAVVTLVAYILIYYSLEYFIYRKIKLIYKSIHQLKTQRTDSASVPYFGDSSDDPIAAVASDVQEWAEARKGEIETLKKTEEYRKEFLGNVAHELKTPIFNIQGYINTLLDGAMDDPEVLRHFLNKAAKSADRIADMVDDLEAISNLESGRESMEFEIFDINDLIKDVFDSLEYMASHKKIILDFKEGCNYTMIVEADKYRIRQVLVNLITNSIKYGRQNGKTLAGMYDMDENVLIEITDNGLGIGPEHLPRVFERFYRVDKSRSRIEGGTGLGLSIVKHIIESHEQTINVRSTPGIGTTFGFTLKKA
- a CDS encoding right-handed parallel beta-helix repeat-containing protein, yielding MNKILPLFAGCFFIYLLAGFNVRTNPVPLEKEITYYVSARGNDSGQGTKKLPFKTIQKARDVIRQLPADNRPSVTVLIQGGTYYLQHPVIFNKEDAGTESAPVIYKAVKGETPVFTGSVALDNWEPVKDQEVLQHVNPEIRRKLYVRDLAAAGITNYGDPAEKGRRPALYCNQQLQTLARWPNKGFTRSGKAKGKTPLPEVWTGEKGTKEGIFEYLDERIDKWATSPDIRLGGYWFWDWSEQYHEVERIDAGANTIYIRQPYHGYGYKDQLNFFGMNILSELDQPGEWYLDRRKGKLYWYPPVDMASSPTVSLTIYDQPYMVEMNDASYLQIEGLYFQESRGSGILIKGGSRNLVKNCSVERLGTDGIHIEGGSHHGVSGTYLGHLGYSGLRVIGGDRATLEPGGHYVEHCIVEHFSLFKRTYEPAVYMQGCGNSIRHNRFQYSSSSAMRLEGNDFLVEFNEIGHVVNESDDQGGLDAWYNPTYRGNIIRYNYWHDITGGSHAGAAGVRLDDMISGYTVYGNIFERCGSKNFGGVQIHGGKDNIIDNNLFLDCQYAVSFTLWGKDRWLRELDKPQMKKKLYEEVDITSPAYMQKYPELARLKENADVNILRNNLAIGAKSLFKNGQDQVAAGNHLISREEKKELSDYLSPRFLKSYGLQPIPFDKIGPQKKQ